GTTCATAGAGGTTAGGCGGTTTGATTTATAAACCCGTTGAGCTGGCCCCTTCCTTATGCTATAATGCTCACGGTTGTGTATCGGGTGACGATGTCTTAATAGGGAAGTTCGGTGCGAATCCGACACGGTCCCGCCACTGTTACCGGAGAGTGGGGAAGCGAAATCCACTGGCGTCAAGCCGGGAAGGCGTTTCCCCGCGAGGACCCGGAAGTCAGGAGACCTGCCCGGTGCATTCCCGGCCACTCTTCGAGGAAAGAGGAGGTGGGGGATTCTTGTTCCGCCAACGAGAATGGGGTACCCTCCCGGATCCCCCTCCTCTTTCTTTGGCATAAGCTAAAGAAAGGGGTTATGACTATGCGTACACTGAGCATTCTTGGTTTCGCCCTCGCTTTTTGCCTGCTTTTCACCCTATCCGCCGGAGCGGCTTTGACTCTGACTGATGGGTGGGGTAGAACGGTTGTTTTCGAACATCCGGCCCAGCGGATCGTTTCGCTGACTCCGGCCAACACTGAGATCGTGTATTTTCTGGATCTCGACCCGCTTCTTTTAGGGGTGACTGAATACTGCAACTATCCCGCCGAAGCCCGGGAGAAAGAAAGGATCGGCTCCTTGATCGATGTCGATCTTGAACGGGTGGTCGCGCTGCAGCCTGACCTAATTCTGGCTGGTTCACTTACCACTCCCGAAGCGGTCGAGCGTCTGGTTTCATTCGGTTTTCCGGTGTTCGTGCTGGATCCCGGGACCGTTACGGAGAGCCTGGAGGCCATTGATCAGGTCGCGCAAATCGCCGGAATCGCGGAGCAGGGAGCGGCCAGGATCAGGGAACTAGCCGATGCGATTGAATATGTAACCGGCTGGAGCAAAGGGATACCGGAGGAGCAGCGCCCGGATGTTCTCCATATCATTTGGCACGATCCGATCTGGACGGTGGGAGGGGATACCTTCGTGCACCAGTTTATCGAAATGGCGGGAGGCCGGAATCTGACCGCCGACCTCACCGGGTACGCCAATCTGGATCTGGAAGAGCTCCTGCGGCGAAACCCTTCGATCATCACCGTCGACGACGACCATGGGGATGAACAAAGCCTTCCATTTCTTTTTGTGACCACCGATCCTCGCTTGCATCCAGTACGGGCGGTTCGGGATGGCCGGGTATACCGGGTCGATTCCGATATCGTTTCCCGCCCCGGGCCCCGGGTCGCCGAGGCGGTTAAGCTGTTTGCCCGGATCTTCTATCCGGAAGAATTCGGCGAAGCTGTCTGGACTGAGCCGGAATGACCTCATTCCCATGACCGGGGGGCGGCGTAAGGGAGACCGCCTCGTTCTGGCGCTTCTTTTCCTCGTGCTTCTCGCCAGTTTATTGCTGGCTCTGGGCGTGGGCGGTGGACGTTTTCGGTGGACCGATGTGGGGTCGGTATTCCGTTATCCGGCCCTGACTGGTTTTGAGCGGATCATACTTTTCGAAATACGCTTGCCGCGGATCGTTCTTGCGGGACTGGTCGGGAGCGGCCTGGCGTTGTGTGGAGGGATACTCCAGGGCCTGTTCCAAAATCCCCTGGTCGATCCCTATGTGCTCGGCATCAGTTCCGGAGCCGCCTTCGGGGCGGTTTTGGCCATCCTGACGGGCACCGTCGCCGGACTCCTCACCATCCCCCTTTTTGCCTTTTCTTTCGCCC
This region of Atribacteraceae bacterium genomic DNA includes:
- a CDS encoding helical backbone metal receptor codes for the protein MRTLSILGFALAFCLLFTLSAGAALTLTDGWGRTVVFEHPAQRIVSLTPANTEIVYFLDLDPLLLGVTEYCNYPAEAREKERIGSLIDVDLERVVALQPDLILAGSLTTPEAVERLVSFGFPVFVLDPGTVTESLEAIDQVAQIAGIAEQGAARIRELADAIEYVTGWSKGIPEEQRPDVLHIIWHDPIWTVGGDTFVHQFIEMAGGRNLTADLTGYANLDLEELLRRNPSIITVDDDHGDEQSLPFLFVTTDPRLHPVRAVRDGRVYRVDSDIVSRPGPRVAEAVKLFARIFYPEEFGEAVWTEPE